The Platichthys flesus chromosome 8, fPlaFle2.1, whole genome shotgun sequence genome has a window encoding:
- the LOC133959090 gene encoding uncharacterized protein LOC133959090, which produces MLPLGNIIRTHSVNFHCYADDTQLYLSIKPEQSNQLTKLRTCLKDIKTWMTRNFLLLKSDKTEVIILGPKHLRDALSNDIAALDDIALASNETVRNLGVIFDPDLSFNSHLKLISRTAFFHLRNISKIRHVLSQKDAEKLVHAFVTSRLDYCNSLLSGSSRKSLKTLQLVQNAAARVLTRTKRREHISPILASLHWLPVKSRIEFKILLLTFKALNNIAPLYLKELLIPYKPTRALRSQNSSLLVVPKFSKSRVGARAFSHQAPRLWNNLPLSVREAVTICSFKNPGPLWPHHGLRFVDRAPGVAVLDPVWRILSHVG; this is translated from the exons atgcttccactaggaaacattatcaggacacactcggtaaatttccactgctatgcggatgacacccagttatatttgtcaataaaacctgaacaaagtaatcaattaactaaacttcgaacatgtctcaaggacataaaaacatggatgacccgcaattttctcttattaaaatcagacaaaacagaggttataatacttggccccaaacaccttagagatgcattatctaatgatatagctgcgctagacgacattgcccttgcttccaatgaaacagtcaggaacttgggagtgatcttcgatcctgatttatcctttaatagtcacttaaaactaatttctaggaccgcttttttccacttgcgtaatatttcaaaaattagacatgtcctttcacaaaaagatgcagaaaaactagtccacgcctttgttacatcgagactggactattgtaattcattattatcaggctccagcaggaagtcgttaaagactctacagcttgtccaaaatgccgcagcacgtgtcctgacgagaacaaagagaagagagcacatttctccaatattagcatcgctacactggcttccagttaaatctagaatagaatttaaaattctcctcctcaccttcaaggcccttaataatatagcgcctttataccttaaagagctgttaataccttataaacccactagagcactccgctcccagaattcaagcctacttgtcgtccctaaattctctaaaagtagagtaggagccagagcttttagccatcaagcccctcggctgtggaataatctaccactttcagttcgggaggcagtcaccatctgttcgtttaaaa atccagggcctctgtggccgcaccatggattacggtttgtggatcgcgcaccgggggtcgcggtgttggatccagtgtggcggattctgagtcatgtgggctga